A genomic segment from Spinacia oleracea cultivar Varoflay chromosome 3, BTI_SOV_V1, whole genome shotgun sequence encodes:
- the LOC130470750 gene encoding ABC transporter C family member 10-like → MQNLWTVFCGESDCSKNSSDNSYSPRFSLVIHPSSCVNHASLICFNILLLVILLYNFICKFLFKKVKLQPHNRRQFSVLQILSAVFNGCLGLVYIGFGLKTSLKRELFPKVRIQILSILAFLYAGIFGFLTLFTATVNHDIAVKGVLDILSFLGASLLLLCTNEYIPTDVDEIHSRKFGSTTALFSKAGVFSKMTFCWLNPLMKLGRKKTLKEDDLPTLRDVDMAKSCYLQFLGQKNKHKQASTPSEDSESSILWTIVACYWREILMSGVFALLKILALSAGSLFLDSFIQVADGKEAFRYEGYVLEISIFLTKILESFSQRQWYFQTRLIGLKVRTILIAAIYKKQLRRSTVAKRIHSGGIIMNYINVDSYRIGEFPFWFHQTWTTSLQLCFAIAILIRSVGLASIASLIVIILTVICNTPLAKLQQKHQRKLMVVQDERLKAFSEALVNMKVLKMYAWETHFKNKVEELRKVEHKYLSAVLLQKAYNTFLFWTSPVLVSSATFGACYLLKNPLNASNVFTCCSGVVKVETMGFE, encoded by the exons ATGCAGAACCTGTGGACTGTATTCTGTGGTGAATCTGATTGCAGTAAAAACAGTTCTGACAATTCTTATAGTCCTCGGTTTTCGTTAGTTATTCATCCTTCTTCATGTGTCAACCATGCTTCCCTTATTTGCTTCAACATACTTCTTCTTGTAATCCTCTTATACAACTTCATCTGCAAATTTCTTTTCAAGAAAGTCAAGCTACAACCTCATAACAGACGACAGTTCTCTGTTCTGCAGATACTGTCAGCTGTTTTTAATGGTTGTCTTGGTCTTGTTTATATAGGATTTG GACTAAAAACGAGCCTGAAACGAGAGCTTTTCCCAAAAGTCAGAATCCAAATCTTGTCCATTTTGGCTTTCCTCTATGCTGGAATTTTCGGGTTTCTGACACTTTTTACTGCCACAGTAAATCATGACATAGCAGTTAAAGGGGTGTTAGACATTCTCTCTTTTCTAGGAGCAagtttactattgttgtgtacTAATGAGTACATTCCAACTGATGTAGATGAGATTCACAGTAGAAAATTTGGTTCAACTACTGCTCTATTTTCAAAAGCTGGGGTGTTCAGTAAGATGACATTCTGTTGGTTGAACCCTTTGATGAAACTGGGTAGAAAAAAGACTCTCAAGGAAGATGACTTACCCACATTAAGGGATGTAGACATGGCAAAATCTTGTTACTTGCAGTTTCTTGGTCAAAAGAACAAACATAAGCAGGCTTCAACACCTTCAGAAGACTCAGAATCCTCAATACTTTGGACAATTGTTGCATGTTATTGGAGGGAGATTCTCATGTCAGGTGTTTTCGCGCTTTTGAAGATACTTGCATTGTCAGCAGGGTCTCTTTTCCTCGACTCTTTCATTCAG GTTGCTGATGGTAAAGAAGCATTCAGATATGAAGGTTACGTTCTGGAAATTTCGATCTTCCTGACAAAGATCCTGGAATCTTTCTCACAAAGACAATGGTACTTCCAAACCAGATTGATTGGTCTTAAAGTAAGAACCATTCTCATAGCAGCTATTTACAAGAAGCAACTGAGACGATCAACTGTTGCAAAGAGAATCCACTCTGGTGGTATCATAATGAACTACATAAATGTTGATTCATATAGAATCGGGGAATTTCCTTTTTGGTTTCATCAAACTTGGACTACAAGCCTCCAACTTTGTTTTGCAATAGCTATTCTGATCCGTTCAGTCGGACTTGCAAGCATTGCATCATTAATAGTGATTATTTTAACCGTGATTTGCAACACCCCATTAGCCAAATTACAGCAGAAACACCAAAGGAAATTGATGGTTGTTCAAGATGAAAGACTGAAGGCTTTCTCAGAGGCTCTTGTGAACATGAAGGTGTTAAAAATGTATGCTTGGGAAACTCATTTCAAGAACAAAGTTGAGGAATTGAGGAAAGTTGAACATAAATATTTATCAGCAGTTTTGTTGCAAAAGGCATACAATACTTTCCTTTTCTGGACATCTCCTGTACTGGTGTCTTCTGCTACATTTGGTGCATGTTATTTACTAAAAAATCCTCTAAATGCCAGTAATGTTTTTACttgttgttccggtgttgtaaaggtggaaacaatgggcttcgagtGA